In Acipenser ruthenus chromosome 25, fAciRut3.2 maternal haplotype, whole genome shotgun sequence, the sequence gtatatgtagatggtaacacacacactgcagtgtccATGCTATAGTGTGCTACTTTCTATATCTGAACTGTTCAGTTCTGTACAGCACCTTGTAAACTCTCTAGTCTTGATAATGATCAAAGTGATATGATCAGGAGTGCATCCTCATTCACTCCCATTATATTCAGaccattaacaggagtgatattgagCTGGTTTCACTGTGTGAAGGCTTTTCCACTAGATAGGCAGTAAAACTGCACTTTTAATGCACTAAGACCACACTGCTGGTCCCTGATAGAGGCTCTGCTGTGCTGATATTACCTCTTCTCTCTGCCTGGAGATGAACGTGTCGATGAAGCTCCTCAGGTCATTGCTGTCCACACTGTCTTTACAATCCTTATATGCATTTCTAAAGTACTCCTGCAGTATTGTTTGATTTGTATCAATCTTCTTGTGATCAGACAGGAAGAagcccaggaaaggaaacacgtTATACAGCTGAAAAGAcaaggaggaagagggagagtttAATGGTGAAAATGGCTGTAATGATCCTCTATTAAAAGGATTACTGTATTACTCTACCCCAGGGATCtaccaaccctggtcctggagagccccaatcctgcaggttttatagattTCTTTACATCAGTGGCTGAAGATACAGagcacatgttaatcttgactaatgaAACCAATAATTTGTGCAATTATGCAACAGAGCTCGGTTGAAACGAAAGCaccagacccagtagctctccaggaccagggctggagaccccttcTCTACACAAGGTCGAATTGAAAAAGCTCTAGTCTCTGAACTTTTCAGAACAAAAATAACCAACAGAAATTCAGCCACGAGTGGTATAAATCATTATCTTGACAGCGGCGCTGTCATTTAAACTGTGTGGTGTTCAGCACAGGAAACAGTTGTAAAAAAGGCGGCTTTGTAGTGGAGGAGGGAAAACCAGTATGCACagcatgcaggattcaggtaacaGTGGTGGGAATACATCCACCCTCTTCGCCCACACACGTGTATCATGCCCTCACTGGCAGAGGGCAACACTTTCCTCATCCTGCTGGCATGCCACCTAGACCCATCCTGGACCTGAAAGCTCGCTGGTCCAAGCCGTCGGCCAACACGAAGTGGGCAGGACCAAAAGGATTGCAGCTTGTTGCCTCAGCGAGGCCGCTTCACTCTGACACAATCCAGGACCTGTATTACAGATGGCCTTGTTCCGTGTACTCTGTCGAACCTCTGCTTCATGTGCGGTTGGCTCCATCCTGTCCAATGGCAGTTGTAGCTCACGTCTCGTCATCAACAGTGCTGGCGAGACCCCGATGGTAGTGTGTTGTGCTGGGCTACCCTGTAGTACATAAGGGTTTGTAGTAGGGCCGTTTGGAATGCACAGCCTTGAGCTAGACGTACTTGAATGCCATTCTTGAGGGTTTAGTTAAACCTCTCTACCCCTCCATCAGCTTGGGGATGGTAGCCTGCAGGTCCCGGCAACATTACTTGAGCTTAACAAAGCCCAGATGACCCTCATGTGCCATATTCATCACCCGTTCTTGCAGCACGCTTGGCATCACTGTGCAGTGACCCCGGGCCACACAGAAATCATTCCAGCAGGACAGCTCTTCATTGATCCCGAGATACTGATGTCAGCTCCTCCACCACCCGGGATGGCCAGCCCTCGGCTATAGAAGCACAGGGTGCAGTGAAGGGAGTCCTCATCTGATGCCTGCCGGAGCTATAGGAGGGACACCACGTCCTGGAGGGGTCCATGTAACAGCTGGATCAGGTCGTGCTCGTTGTCCTCGGACTGAAGTCCGTGTTCAGGAGCTATAACTGATCTGGATAAAAAGGAGCTAGAActgtttgcttacgattgtaagtcgcgttcagtttgagaattaatcttttatgcaggactttgcaaaagctttctggaaatctaaatatttAGGGTTCTTTACCTTGAAGGCAACAAGCTTATTAAAATGAATGAGGTGCACCTGTAAAGTGTGAGGGGCTAAGCAGGTATAAAAGAGGGCCGATTTCCATCAGCAGTCAGTTCTACCAAAGAGCTCAGTTGACAGACTTTTGCTGCGATATCCCAAAACTAGGGCTATAGGGACGTACAGTACAatctacacattttattttgaaagtcaGTTATTTTGGATCTCTTgatgtatattttgttatttgtatttattcactGTAAATATTTGCAAAGTGGTTTGCTACATAGGAACATGGACATTATTTCCTTTTAAGCTAAAAGGGACCCCGTGACAGGTGTAGCAAATAACTCCAGCATGGAGTAACAAATGCCACGAGGTCTGCTGGGTGGATCAAGGGGACCTGGAGGTATCAGTAGAAGTGGGGAGTGAGCTCatcagcgaaaaaaaaaaaaaaaaaaaaaaacaggtttgtgtgttgcacacatGCCATTAAAATGCGCTGAAAACTAATTAACGAACGGCTGTAATGCAAATTCAGTtcaattaccgtattccttccaATTTAGAGATGCAGCCTAAATTTCttaccctcaatttgaggaaaaaataaaacattgaataaatATGCATTGACAAAGATACagcctcaattacgcatatggaggcagtttgctgCAGTCtactatcacacagagcattacaattATGTGCTTGTACCAAAGGGGGGTTTGTTACACACGTGGATCTTCACTCTACAAGACTGAGGCAGACACTGAACAAGACACagggcattgggtgttgacacgccacacagATTTATTATCaacagcaatggtagccctagcgCCCATTGGTGTAGCAATGGCCATGCAGCAGCAGCACCGAGCTGTAGCGGAGACGCTTGTTGAGCTCTGCACAGCTTTCCCGGGCATGCCCCCCTAGCCAAACCAAACCTCCCGGCCAGCTCAGCGCCGACCAGCCCACCTGCTCAgttagttgcttagcaacgcatctcctgttGTGTGTCCTTCACTGTTGTCTAAATTCTGTGTAAAAACAATTCTACACTGTGGTTTGGTGAGATTTCATTAATGTGACTCCAGCTTTATAAAATCAGACCTGAATGCAGCAGATAGATTCTCTAATCACTACACTGTACCTGTGTCTTGGGGCTCACAATGAGCTTCATGTTCCCATTCAGAATTCTTTGCATATTCAGGAACTGTGCATCGCTGTAGTCGAAGCGGTCTCCGAACATGATGGAGCAGATGATGTTGGAGACAGCAGAGTTGATGATGATTTGGGGGTCAAAGGGTTTGCCTTAGAGTGGGAGAACAAGAAAAGCCATCTGTAACGTCAAAAGCTTAAGAATCATAAAACTATAGAAACAAGGGCAAGTAGAGAAACGCTTCTGCTAGTGCCTTCAGAAGAAAGTATTTATGGCACTACAAGAAAGCAGTAGCCGAAACATTAGCCTTCTTTCTTCAGAGGAAGGCACTACTTGACTAAGTCACAACAGAGAAGAGCAGAATGTGACACACAGACCGGACACCGATTTGTTAAAACTTTAAcaggcttggggggggggggggggggggggggggatacacaGCTGCAGAATCTGGGTCTGGTCTGTGTTTTGTGGCCACTGAGGGTCAACCCTTTATCTCTGCTCTTGGTTTGGTCATCACCTTTGTGGGACTGGAAGACCTCCACCAGTCTCTGGGACTCCTCGATGATCCGGTCCTCAGTGGTCATCTTCCCCATCCCTAAGGCCCGCAGAGTGGAGAGGGTGAATCGACGCATCACCTTCCAGGATTCCCCCTTACCGAAGGCAACACCTGCGGGAAACATGAACACAGCGCCATTGCTACAGTGATACAACGTTCCCACCATGAAACCAgcctgaaactcaaaatcaaccTGGAGCTGCCTGCAGCCTGGTCCAAGACTACAATATATAACCTGATCTTATAACAGAGATCAATGATGCAAGACATACAGCAGTAAGAACCACCACATAAAACAATGAGGTATTTCCTACATCCTCTAGGGGCAGAGTGtggcagggggacaggttaatggttacactctggtggaTCAGCTTTGGTGCTTTAACATTCAACACAATGATACAAAGTTAATCTAAAACAAGAAAAATGCTTCAGTTAAGAGAATTGGAGTGTCACCAAGAACAGGACAAGCGGAAAAGCTCATAAGTCTTCAAATTCATATATTTTTCCCCAAAGAACTGATATTTAGgcatcaattgttttttttcctatgAAGTTCATACTAACAATTGTATTCAagaaatttattttttcaaactacACCCAGTCCAGCAACAGGCTTTATAAACCTCTTACCATTCCCGCCTTTAGAGAATATTTCTGTAGTGTGCGTCTGGCCTCTCTCCGAGAAGTCGTCTGCTTGGGTTACTAGAGCCTCATTGACCGCCTCATAGCCTGTCAAAACCAGGTACTTCTTGGGACCCATGTGGAAGGTAAACACATTGCCGTACGTCTCCGAGAGCtggagagagaaaaggaggagCGTTGACTCTCAAAGCATTAGCAGGGAAGCTTGTCTACTTGTTACAACTTCACATTTATGTGGCAAGTTCCACTCATTACAGTGGCGTAGCGTCAGTAGTGAATTAAGAAAATGTGTGCCAACATTTGTGCTGCTCCCAGAACTCTTCCATTGTTTGGATGCTGCGCTGCCTAAAGGTTTGTAAAGCGCTTTTAAAAATATCTTCCCATCGTTCCAGTGAGGATGACAGGGATTTTCCTCTCTGCCAGCCCGTTGCTCTCATGTTAGTCATGTGTGTGCTGCTCAGAATCTCCTTTGGCTAGAGCTACGAATTCTTGTGTTGTTCTGAAGACAGCAGCCGGTAGGAGCTGGGAGGTACCTtcagtttttataattttttgtttgaTGCATCATGAAACAATTGCCAGGTAgccaaactttttaaaaatgtattctatattagcattttgtgacatttgcATTATATTTATCAGTACCAATTCatcaatgtgacattttgaattctaacctgaaatactgtactactattatggctaccAACAGActtgagatatcattttgtagtttttgattacatgatcttAATGTTATGGACCGATGCCGAAATCGGGGAGTTTCCAAAATGCCTGGGAAGTTCGAAATGCACAACTGCGGTTggcagatgccgaattagcttAGAATTTGATGTCATTTTGGCATCTGCCCTGGCTGGTCAACTGCCCACAGACACccaattggccaagcaccgctGGGGTGGGGAGGGTTTGAGTCGACTAGAGCTCCCTCATTTCACAGAGCTCAAGCAACTCCTGTAGGTTCAGGGTGTTAACAGTTTCCAGCTACATTGAATTCTCCGATCAATGTGTTAGTTGGGCTGTGGCAGCTCTGGGCTCTGTAAAAATGAGCAACGATATAatatatagattaaaaaaaaaaaaaactaagcctATTTCATTTTTTCCTCTTTATACAGGTTTTCAGTCACCAGCATGTCAACTTCAGCACAAAGCAGCTTCTCCACATTTGACTCCTAGGCCGGGACCGGATCAAAACTTTGACGAcccaccaatcacactttacaaaacggaatgttatcgctttttggTTTTACGAGTAGGAGAAATtggatatttacaaaaacaaaaagcgagaacattctgttttgtaaagtgtgattggcgggtcgtcagtttttttttttttttttttgatcaggtCCCGGCCCTAGCCTGCTCTCTCAAACAGCAAtttgaacactatttaaaaacaaacacatctgtTGTGCTACTGACCCCATTATTACGGCTGTGAAAGAACCATTGACTTTTTCGTGAGAACTGTCCGAGTCCAACAAGGCCTGGATCAATATTATTGCGGAAAACACTTGGTATCTGTTAATAGTTGATTTGTCTCTAGAAATATGCTAAGAAAGTGAGAAAGTGGGGGCACAGTTAGGTAGCCAGTTTTAGTATATTtaatatggttttattgttttactctgtactaggcttaccattgttggtatcctagcagctggtatgttaacatttaaaataagaacTCAGCTTGGAGTGATTGAGCATTTGTCAATTCCTGCTCTCTCAAAAGGTTGTAGGAGCTCCATGACACAGAAGCTATCTTGcctaatgaatatgtatattttgtatttgcacAGTAAAATTCTCAATGAAGTTATAATTCTGAAAGCTTAAGGAATACTTGTTAATGTATTTCTGCTGTTTAATACTTGGTGTAAATGAACTAATAATTAAGCACATATGAGCTTTTACAAATCGTAGACACTAacctgaaaatgaatgtattccatAGTAAAATGACTAAACTTAACATTCATTCTAAAATATATAAACCAGCATTCCACAGTAGTAAACTGCTAAATAAAAGtatgcaacctatttaataactACATTTAAGATTAATTATAACATATAGAAACCATCATTCCAAAGTAGTAAACGGCTGCCAGATAATTATCGTAAAAttactttgtttgtttaacaGTATAACATCTACAATatcactgcagcaactttgagAACAAGAAAGTcctaaaaatgatttacaatatttatcgctcttatatggcccttcaatttgaagatatcagtaattggaaaggattactaactgcagtacacttaACTCTCAGTCTATAGTTCATTAACACAGCatagtggaatgatcacagtatcacgGGAACTGTAGGACTGTGTTGCACGTGTGGAAACTAACAAAGCCGAAACTAAAACGCTTTCATTTAAAACTCATTAATAGACAAGCAAGCACTGGCATAATCAGCTTTTTTAATAACGTGCAGAACTAATTTCAACATAGTTGTTTAAGGACTTTGCGATATCTGCACGGTGGACAGTAGTATCTACACGTACCGataacaacaatccaaagcaaatttgcaccatTGTTACAGAATTAACAAGTATGGCAAATAATTTTGGCTGCgacttaattaaccccttgttaaaaaaaaacaacaaaaaaaacaactaacgaACCCACAAAATTGCTTAATCCAAGAGAGAGCAATCATACAAGTACCCACCCCccatacaaaatatacagtaatctGGTTACCTGGTTACTATCTGGCCACCTCTCGCGATAACATGAGTGAAACTTGTCCAGCTCAAGTAATAACTGGAGCAACACAATTTTAACCAAATTGCGTTGCGCCTTAACTAGAGTTTTGGAAAATTCAGGCTAACCCGGGAGCTCTTGAGTGCACTCGAGTTGCCatgacatccgacacattctttccaGTGTCCAGCGCGCGCTTCTTCAACCTGTGCTGCACACCACCAGTCTGGCACAGGGCGAAATcgcacactgtatgccacactctgattggtggaaggaTTACTGGTGATCCAATCCAAACCGACAATAAAGCTAAAATTAATTCCACTCCAAAATGCCCCGTTATACGGTATGTAAAAGAAGAGATTGAAAGTAAGGCTGGTGTTTCTTATGCGgttcacttaaaaccggacattagggcgtccgggtttgttaattcctgccacccggacacacAGTACAGGTGGGAACCCTATCAACGCCGAACGCGTGCATGCATGTTCTTGTCAGTCTGTATGTTATGCATTTTGCATTGTACATTTACAGGTGTCATTGCTAAAGGAACCAAAAACAGATGCCTACAATACTTCTAAAATATCTAAACTTAAGgccaataaaatatttttttcaatttctaaAGCCTTGAtgttaaatcagtaaaaaccttcCCAAACTACCCACTTCAATCCTGATCTTAATGCCCTGCCTGGTCCCCAGTGCCACTCACCTTACTCAGCGTTTTGTGTGGCTGGTGCAGGTCCAAAATGTTCAGGTTCCCAATAACAGGTAGAGCCGGCGGGCCGGGGGGGAAGTTGTAATTAGACGACTTGGAGGATTTCGagtaaaagtataaaaatataaaagcagtTAAAACTAAAGCCAGTGACACCGTGGCGGTGTGTGCTAGGAGCAGGCTAATCAGAGACATGTTTGTCAGGAACACTGACACCTGGGCTCTCTGTGAATTAGCTCAGCGTTCAGAATAACGCTCCTGGGTTTGGGCAGTGTTTAAATAGAGCAGCACACACAGTGGGCGTGGCTTCAGAAGGACTTCATCAAGGTAAAGGTTGTTGATTTTTTGGAATGATTTGcagcattataattagggcttctagttttctggttttatttgtgatcacgtgatgtccctttaaacatattttgagccgattcgctttcttaatcaaacactaattaccaaagtaagttctttctttttaccctcattatcttgattgagttcacaaacgacgtgcattgatctcacctgatcctatttgaacctgcattttgTTCTCGCCGAATACACCTTTTTCACGCCAGactcaaataaaatgaaaatgacatggttagaaaataaaacacatgttattatgtttaaaaaagaaatgcagagaTACATCGACACCttcaattgcttaaaaaaaagttGAGTTATAATACCCTGGGGATGCTTGTATAGTTAATGTAATGTACGGAGTTTGTAATAATACAGTTGAGTTATAATACCCTGGGAATGCTTGTATAGTTAATGTAATGTACGGAGCTTGTAATAATACAGTTGAGTTATAATACCCTGGGGATGCTTGTATGTAAGCAGTAGGGcttcagggtgtgtgatatactctattATCACCATGCCCCAGGTGCGTTGCAAGGCACGAGGCGGAGCCGAGTGGCTTCATCTGCTTGATTCGTtatacttcttgtaattcttggtttgttcattgcattttaaagtaaaatattactgcccattttcatcatgacagcACAAATGGGTCTGCCTTGAAATCACACAGACCCTTCCTCGCTAGACCTGCAACAGTATCAGGTAAGACTGGAGTGCTGTATTTTTAacaggaggtatccataccagatttgtgcttcacagtggcgagaaagatGTTATTTGCATTATGGAATACCCAGTTACTTATTTATTCTCCGCTATCCAAAGAGACTCAGGATTCAGGTTGATTATCAGCTCCAGATATTTTAATCAATGCATACAAGGGAAGAGTCAGCAAAGACTGTTAACACAAATAGAGTTACATTAGATATGTATACAGGATTTGTACAAGCTTGAAGATGGGGTGTGTCTGGTGCATTTTACAGCTGTGTTATCAGAAAGCTCAGTAGGACAACAGATAGGCTATAGCCCAAGATAAGATCAAAACAGAGCCATTGTTATCAGAGGTGATGGCCTAGGCATGGGGTCTAATGTTGTTCAGAAGTTTGAAGGTTAACTGTTACCCTTAGCTGATGTAATCACTGTCTGTGATAGACTGAAAAGCATTTCATATTCagttacatatatacagtgccttgcataagtattcaccccccttggacttttccacattttgtagtattacaacctggaattaaaatggatttaattgggctttttaccatttgatttacacaacttacttaacactttgaaggtgcaaaatatttttcattgtgacacaaaagttacttaaacaaaaaaaagacatttgttggttgcataagtattcacccccctgagtcaatacttggtagaagcacctttggcagcaattacagctgtgattctttttgggtaagtctctaccagctttgcacatctggatcctgcagtttttgcccattcttcttggcaaaattgctcaagctttgtcaagttggatggagaccgttggtgaacagcaattttcaagtcttgccacagattctcaatcggattgaggtctgggctttgactgggccattctaagacattcaggttcttgtttttaaaccagtccagtgtagctttggctgtgtgtttagggtcattgtcctgctggaaggtgaacctccgccccagtcccaggtctcttgcagactgaaacaggttttcctctagaatttccctgtatttggctccatccatcttgccctcaatcctgaccagtttcccagtccctgccgatgaaaagcatccccataatctgatgctgccaccaccatgcttcactgtggggatggtgttctcagggtgatgagcagtgttggctttgcgccacacatagcgttttgcgctaaggccaaaaagttcaattttggtcttatcagaccagagaacctttttccacatgtttgctgtgtctcccacatgccttttggcaaaatccaaacaggatttgatatgggtttttttcagcaatggctttcttctcgccactcttccataaagcccagctttgtggagcgtccgggttatagttgtcccatggacggtttctcccatctcagctgtggatctctccagctctttcagagttaccattggcctcttggttgcttttctgactaatgccctccttacctggtcactgagttttggtggatggccttctctaggcaaagtcgcggttgtgccatattctttccatatTCTttcccaaccctgattggtgcttctccagaaatTTATCcaagacttgttttgatagctccttggtcttcatgatgctgtttgtttagatatgctctctaacaaactctggggccttccagaaacaggtgtatttaatctgagatcatgtgacactttaattgcacaaaggtggactccattcaactaattatgtgatttctgaaggcaattggttgcaccagagcttatttaggcatgtcacagcaaagggggtgaatacttatgcaatcaagacttttcagttttttatttgtaaataattttgaaaaatatgtagatttttttccccacttcaacattagggactattttgtgtagatcagtgacaaaaaaccctaattaaatccattttaattacaggttgtaacactacaaaatgtggaaaagtccaagggggggtgaatacttatgcaaggcactgtatatatcgtCAGAATTCAATAGTTTTCCTCTTcagattcagactcattcaatctCATGCACACTTGGGTTTCCCAACAGAGCAACATCTACATAAATCTCATCTGTCTTGTTTATTGCGATAAATTTCAAtatgtctgctgttttttttttaaattctagtggtgtataagaacataaagtttacaaacgagaggagaccattcagctcatcttgctcgtttggttgttagtagcttattgatcccagaatctcataaagcagcttcttgaaggatcccagggtgtcagcttcaacaacattactggggagttggttctagactcccatgattctctgt encodes:
- the LOC117414087 gene encoding cytochrome P450 2K1-like isoform X1, which produces MSLISLLLAHTATVSLALVLTAFIFLYFYSKSSKSSNYNFPPGPPALPVIGNLNILDLHQPHKTLSKLSETYGNVFTFHMGPKKYLVLTGYEAVNEALVTQADDFSERGQTHTTEIFSKGGNGVAFGKGESWKVMRRFTLSTLRALGMGKMTTEDRIIEESQRLVEVFQSHKGKPFDPQIIINSAVSNIICSIMFGDRFDYSDAQFLNMQRILNGNMKLIVSPKTQLYNVFPFLGFFLSDHKKIDTNQTILQEYFRNAYKDCKDSVDSNDLRSFIDTFISRQREEEARNSNKYFHEGNMAATVGNLFGAGTEPTSTTLRWGLLLMMKYPHIQDKVQEEIESVIGRERPPQAEDRKRMPYMDAVLHEIQRVGNVVPMNLLHETTGDTTFRGYRIPKGTPVIPLLSSVLSDKTQWETPHQFNPNHFLDTQGKFVKRDAFMPFSAGRRLCIGETLAKMELFLFFTMLLQKFHFRPPQEVSREQLDLTPTPGFTSGPQPFQLCALSH